Sequence from the Panicum virgatum strain AP13 chromosome 5N, P.virgatum_v5, whole genome shotgun sequence genome:
GGAGCGGCCGCCCCATCCTCGTCGCCTTCGCGGCCAGGCACTACTCCGCCGACCGCGACCTGGCAGAGTTACGCGTTTCGCAATACAGAGTGTGTTTAGTTGTGAAAAAGTTTAGATGTTaacactgtagcacatttcattgttattttataaataatatttaattatagactaattaagcttaaaagattcagctcgttgtaatcagttagactgtgtaattagttatttttttcaactgtatttaatgctccatgtatatGTTCGAAGttttgatgtgacgggtactctagaaaaaaatttgtgaaCTAAACGGGGCCACACATGTTGATCATCTATCTATCTCGTCTGGTTGGGCTTGGCCTTACTAAAACGCAACACCATGATGAGTATTGACAGTTGAATCATCGCACTTGTTCCCCTTCATCTTATATCCTGCAGGTTTTGTTGCCTACTTCTTGGACAAGATCTGTGCCAGGTACGTAACTGCTTGTAGTGCTCTGCTGATTTTGTGCCAAAACGCACTCTATCTTGTTGTAACCCTGGGGCAAATTGAAACGCAGGATCCCCAGAGGTCAGGAGAAATTCCTCGCCATCGTTGATATTAAGGGCTGGGGGTATGCAAACTGCGACGTCCGGGCCTACATCGCTGCGATAGAGATTATGCAGGTCTGTCTTCGTTCCCTGCAATAATTCGGCGATTCTGCGTTCAGTTAATGGAGCGACTAAcgaagggtgtgtttagatgcttgaaaaggtaggagaaaaagtcacatcggacactgtagcacactgtagcatttttcgtttttttgtggtaaatattatcctaccatgacctaactaggctcaaaagattcatctcgcaacgtacatcaaaactatacaattagtttttttatttacctacatttagtactccatgcatgggttatttgttatatttaatatttcgatatgatggaaagtttggaaagtttggaggagtttggggatctaaacacacccgaaGTAAAAGCTTGAATTGCTTGCAGGATCAAACAACAGAAGCAACTGTCTCAAGTCTGATTATTGTTTATTGTTCATTACTCTGTCAGAACTACTACCCGGAGCGGCTCGGCAAGGCGCTGATGATCAACGTGCCCTACATCTTCATGAAGGTGTGGAAGACGATGATCTACCCGTTCATCGACACCAACACCAGAGACAAGGTGCATGCTGCGCTCTGCACCTATCttggaaaaataaaagaaaagcatgaaaagaaaaaaagaagaggtaACTGTAACTCATTTGCGCAATGCGTTTGCAGTTCGTTTTCGTGGACGACAAGAGCCTGCACGAGACGCTGCGCCGGGAGGTCGACGAGACCCAGCTCCCCGAGTTCCTTGGCGGCAAGATGCCTCTGATTCCCCTCAAGGACTATGCCCAGCAGACTGAATCGGCTTAGCCATTACCATTACACATTTACACGTCGGTAATATCCATTAGCGATTTAATTTCGTGCACAAAGTAAGGATGATCATTTGCCTCAAAAGGGAGGAAGATGGAATAATCTAGCTGCTACTAGTCCTGCAACAATGGCGTAATTGTAAAATGCAGCTCTGTCCGCTCGCATACTTCAGCTGCTCCAATTAGCGGGGGACCAGTCAGCAGTTCTTCAGCTGCTCCAATTAGCGGGGGACCAGTCAGCAGTTGTCTGCACCACATGCTGGCCTACATGAAATAAAATTGTGAATGGGAAGGACCGAGGGTCTAAATTTTAGATCATGTTATATTAAAGAGAATCTtgatatttagaagtattaaataaaatctaattataaaactaattgcagaatcTCAGACTAAACTgggagacgaatttaatgaggtaTATAAATTTATGATTAGCGAGTGGTTAGTAGCATCATTGtaacaaattatggattaattaggctcattaga
This genomic interval carries:
- the LOC120676738 gene encoding phosphatidylinositol transfer protein 3-like, with amino-acid sequence MASAGGGAAGEGEWLKVAELRAAVQAQDPGAKEVDNLTLRRFLRARDHNVDKAAAMLLKYLKWRREVAPEGFVPEERVRRELAQDKACMGGVDRSGRPILVAFAARHYSADRDLAELRVSQYRVCLVVKKFRCFVAYFLDKICARIPRGQEKFLAIVDIKGWGYANCDVRAYIAAIEIMQNYYPERLGKALMINVPYIFMKVWKTMIYPFIDTNTRDKFVFVDDKSLHETLRREVDETQLPEFLGGKMPLIPLKDYAQQTESA